The Mycobacterium paragordonae genome includes a region encoding these proteins:
- a CDS encoding SDR family oxidoreductase, whose amino-acid sequence MSEPTKKITVIGATGLIGRQLVPLLSKAGHEVTEATRASGTDVLTGEGLDNALVGADVVIDVINSATPEDSSEAFFTQTSANLSAAAAKAGVGHYVVLSIVGADVLAADAGYMRGKIAQETAAASSGLPWTVLRATQFHELAEPITDSLTVADEVRAPVALIQPIDSAEVTAILARIATGKSLNAIHNIGGPQKMSFADMVRAVLFHQSRTLDVVEDPSATYSGLHIDETTLVTDDDAELGTMRLADWLARR is encoded by the coding sequence ATGAGTGAGCCAACAAAGAAGATCACGGTCATCGGCGCCACCGGACTGATCGGGCGCCAACTCGTCCCCCTGCTCAGCAAGGCCGGCCACGAAGTCACCGAAGCGACCCGCGCCTCCGGCACCGACGTCCTCACCGGCGAAGGCCTCGACAATGCTCTCGTCGGCGCCGACGTCGTCATCGACGTGATCAACTCCGCCACCCCCGAAGACTCCTCCGAAGCGTTCTTCACGCAGACTTCGGCCAACCTGTCCGCCGCCGCCGCCAAGGCCGGCGTCGGACATTACGTCGTCCTGTCGATCGTCGGTGCGGACGTGTTGGCCGCCGACGCCGGGTACATGCGCGGCAAGATTGCCCAGGAGACGGCGGCCGCATCCTCGGGACTTCCCTGGACAGTCCTGCGGGCCACGCAGTTCCACGAACTAGCCGAACCCATCACCGACTCGCTCACGGTCGCCGACGAGGTTCGCGCCCCGGTGGCTCTGATACAGCCCATTGACTCCGCCGAGGTCACGGCGATCCTGGCACGCATCGCGACCGGCAAATCGCTCAACGCCATCCACAACATCGGCGGCCCGCAGAAGATGTCATTCGCCGACATGGTCCGCGCGGTCCTGTTCCATCAGAGCCGCACACTCGACGTCGTTGAAGACCCGTCGGCGACGTACTCCGGGCTGCACATAGACGAAACAACGCTCGTCACTGACGATGACGCCGAACTTGGCACTATGCGGCTGGCCGACTGGCTGGCGCGGCGCTGA
- a CDS encoding RND family transporter, translating into MDSDGATTETLESPRSCPTGGSPSRESTGEYSTRLAALGAFAVRHKTLVIGAWIGVAVILAVVFPQLETVVRQQSIQLLPNDVASFRAVDDMAAAFNERGAKTTVVVAMEDPAGLTPSARQRYDTVVSKLRADRAHVLLVQDLLADPITRTGVVSTDGKAWFLPVGIAGTLGDPKSAASVDAVRATVASVFAGSATTAHVTGPAATFHDQIAAGEHDALIVSVVTAVLIALILLLVYRSMFTALLPLLVIGVSVAVARGVLSALAQFGVPVSQFTITFLVAILLGAGTDYTVFFISRYHEQRRQNVDPEQAITHACGSIGRVILASAATVALAFAAMVFARLSVFKGVGPACAVAVLIGFLATVTLLPPVLALAAKRGIAEPRADLSRRYWNRVAVVVVRRPGRLLAASLVVLLALAGVVAGMRITYDDRAGQPANTGSNLGYQLLDRHFPKDTVLNEFLLVRSSTDMRTAKGLADLDELASRVAQLPGVKRVSGVTRPTGKRLDEAQLSWQNGQIGDRMAGAVADGQAHRDDLAKLTNGADQLAAGLGQLDTTLRRALAPLTGLLSQAQNAGQQLQNARPLLQQLDATAPSLDQAVRSGAGLRTLAERAATAIAVIEPLVQSLDASPWCATTPECTQLRDETRVLVTLRNGGFFDQIASLSDQFSQNASLASTLTGIHSAATTMQQTLGAAGNPADLVGNVHRLQDGVSRLAAGAQALATGVRTLADSNIQLLGGMSKIATQLQNSARATSGSDSAAGFYLPPDALGDRRFGDLARQFVSPDGRTARFAIASSFDPYSADAMALNRTIVDTANAARPNTSLANTVISMVGFPAVNSDLQHLLSNDFNRLATATLLVVGIVLILLLRALVAPLYLLGTVVLNYFAALGLGVLVFQYGLGHDIAWPVPLLAFILLVAVGADYNMLLVSRLREESTSNMRVGVLRTVANTGSVITSAGIIFAASMFGLMIGSVGMMIQAGFIIGCGLLLDTFVVRTVTVPAIATLLREKSWWPHR; encoded by the coding sequence ATGGATTCGGACGGCGCCACGACGGAAACCCTTGAGTCACCGCGAAGTTGCCCGACTGGCGGGAGCCCGTCGCGTGAATCCACCGGTGAATACAGCACTCGCCTGGCGGCGCTCGGTGCATTCGCCGTGCGGCACAAGACTCTGGTGATCGGCGCGTGGATCGGCGTGGCGGTGATCCTGGCCGTGGTCTTCCCGCAGTTGGAGACCGTCGTGCGTCAACAGTCGATACAGCTGCTCCCCAATGACGTCGCGTCATTTCGCGCAGTCGATGACATGGCGGCGGCATTCAACGAGCGGGGCGCCAAGACCACGGTCGTCGTCGCAATGGAAGACCCGGCCGGTTTGACCCCGTCGGCGCGGCAGCGCTATGACACGGTTGTTTCCAAGCTGCGCGCCGACCGCGCGCACGTGCTGCTGGTACAGGATCTCCTAGCCGACCCGATCACCCGGACCGGTGTGGTGAGCACAGACGGAAAAGCCTGGTTCCTTCCGGTCGGGATCGCGGGCACACTCGGTGACCCCAAATCAGCCGCGTCGGTTGATGCGGTGCGCGCGACCGTCGCCTCGGTATTCGCCGGGTCTGCGACTACCGCGCATGTGACCGGACCCGCCGCGACCTTTCATGATCAGATCGCGGCCGGCGAGCACGATGCGCTGATCGTCTCGGTTGTCACCGCCGTTCTCATCGCGCTGATTTTGCTTCTGGTCTACCGATCGATGTTCACCGCACTGCTACCGCTGCTGGTCATTGGCGTCAGCGTGGCCGTCGCCCGCGGTGTCCTGTCGGCGCTCGCTCAATTCGGTGTGCCTGTCTCACAATTCACCATCACCTTCCTGGTTGCCATCCTGTTGGGCGCCGGGACCGACTACACCGTGTTCTTCATCAGCCGCTACCACGAACAACGACGACAAAACGTCGATCCAGAACAGGCGATCACCCATGCGTGCGGCAGCATTGGGCGCGTCATCCTTGCCTCGGCTGCCACCGTCGCGTTGGCTTTCGCCGCAATGGTTTTCGCCCGTCTCAGTGTGTTCAAGGGCGTCGGCCCCGCGTGCGCTGTTGCCGTGCTGATCGGTTTTCTCGCCACCGTGACGCTGCTCCCGCCGGTCTTGGCGCTCGCCGCCAAGCGGGGCATCGCCGAGCCCCGCGCCGACCTCTCCCGCCGGTACTGGAACCGTGTTGCCGTCGTGGTAGTTCGGCGACCGGGGCGACTGCTGGCCGCCAGCCTGGTCGTGCTCCTGGCTCTGGCCGGCGTCGTGGCCGGGATGCGGATCACCTATGACGACCGGGCGGGCCAACCCGCAAACACGGGTAGCAATCTGGGTTACCAGCTGCTAGACCGACACTTCCCCAAGGACACCGTCCTCAACGAATTCCTGCTGGTGCGATCCAGCACCGACATGCGCACCGCAAAGGGCCTGGCCGACCTGGACGAACTAGCGTCACGGGTCGCGCAGCTCCCCGGGGTGAAGCGGGTTTCCGGAGTCACCCGCCCCACCGGAAAGCGGCTCGATGAAGCGCAATTGTCATGGCAGAACGGACAAATCGGCGACAGAATGGCTGGCGCGGTCGCCGACGGACAAGCCCACCGAGACGACCTTGCCAAGCTCACCAATGGAGCCGACCAACTCGCTGCCGGCCTCGGCCAACTCGACACCACACTGCGGCGCGCACTGGCTCCGCTGACCGGCCTGCTCAGCCAAGCCCAAAACGCCGGCCAGCAGTTGCAGAACGCCCGTCCGCTGCTGCAACAACTCGACGCCACCGCGCCGAGTCTCGATCAAGCCGTGCGCAGCGGCGCGGGACTACGGACACTGGCCGAACGAGCCGCGACCGCTATCGCGGTCATCGAGCCCCTGGTCCAGAGCCTCGACGCCTCGCCGTGGTGTGCCACTACCCCCGAATGCACGCAACTGCGCGACGAAACCCGGGTACTCGTCACGCTGCGCAACGGCGGATTCTTCGATCAGATCGCCAGCCTGAGCGACCAATTCAGCCAGAACGCATCCCTGGCCAGCACACTCACCGGCATCCACAGTGCCGCCACCACCATGCAACAAACCCTCGGCGCCGCAGGGAACCCCGCGGACCTCGTCGGCAACGTCCACCGCCTCCAAGACGGCGTCAGCCGTCTCGCCGCAGGCGCGCAGGCACTGGCAACCGGAGTTCGCACCCTGGCCGACAGCAACATTCAACTGCTCGGCGGCATGAGCAAGATCGCCACCCAGCTGCAGAACTCCGCACGTGCCACCTCCGGATCAGACTCCGCTGCTGGCTTCTACCTGCCGCCTGATGCACTCGGCGATCGTCGATTCGGAGATCTAGCACGCCAATTCGTGTCCCCGGACGGGCGCACGGCCCGGTTCGCCATCGCCTCCTCCTTCGATCCCTACTCTGCCGACGCCATGGCCTTGAACCGCACCATCGTGGACACGGCCAACGCCGCCAGACCCAACACGTCGCTGGCGAACACTGTGATCTCCATGGTCGGCTTTCCCGCCGTGAACTCCGACCTGCAACATCTGCTGTCCAACGACTTCAACCGCCTGGCCACCGCTACCCTGCTGGTCGTCGGGATCGTCTTGATTCTGCTGTTGCGTGCTCTGGTCGCCCCGCTCTACCTGCTGGGCACCGTCGTGTTGAACTATTTTGCCGCCCTGGGATTGGGAGTTCTCGTGTTCCAGTACGGGCTTGGTCACGACATCGCCTGGCCGGTACCGCTTTTGGCCTTTATCCTGCTGGTCGCCGTCGGCGCCGACTACAACATGCTGCTGGTATCCCGACTCCGTGAAGAATCCACCAGCAACATGCGCGTCGGCGTCCTACGCACCGTCGCCAACACCGGGTCCGTCATCACCTCGGCAGGAATCATCTTCGCCGCCAGCATGTTCGGCTTGATGATCGGATCAGTCGGCATGATGATCCAAGCGGGGTTCATCATCGGATGCGGGCTTCTGCTGGATACCTTCGTCGTCCGAACCGTCACTGTCCCTGCCATCGCCACGCTGTTGCGTGAGAAGAGCTGGTGGCCACATCGATGA
- a CDS encoding TetR/AcrR family transcriptional regulator, which produces MEAVLDAIAEHGVGNLRVRAISARARLNDRYFYESFPDCQALLLATFDDQFHRALTGIMATVADSPHELRPRAKAVLEFAFAFIDEDPRRSRLLIELQTAEALVERRHEIIDVLVQIMIGQARALLGDAAGTDENLRLTALTVISGLLELVTQWYRHQISVSQMELIEFMTALVVTTTDISGELGRQLKPRRKGRSGPKDTA; this is translated from the coding sequence ATGGAGGCGGTCCTCGACGCCATTGCCGAACACGGTGTGGGCAACCTACGGGTACGCGCCATCAGCGCACGTGCACGACTCAACGACCGCTACTTCTACGAAAGCTTTCCCGACTGCCAGGCGTTACTGCTCGCCACTTTCGATGACCAATTCCACCGCGCACTGACGGGAATCATGGCGACGGTCGCCGACTCGCCACACGAACTGCGACCCCGCGCGAAGGCGGTCCTCGAGTTCGCGTTCGCATTCATTGACGAGGATCCACGGCGATCACGGCTGTTGATCGAGCTACAGACCGCCGAGGCGCTCGTCGAACGGCGTCACGAGATCATCGATGTTCTTGTTCAGATCATGATCGGCCAAGCACGGGCACTACTCGGTGATGCCGCCGGAACCGACGAAAACCTCAGGCTGACGGCGTTGACCGTCATCAGCGGTCTACTTGAACTCGTCACGCAGTGGTATCGACACCAAATCAGCGTCAGCCAAATGGAACTCATCGAGTTCATGACTGCCCTTGTCGTGACGACCACTGACATCAGCGGGGAGTTGGGCCGTCAACTCAAGCCCCGGCGTAAGGGTAGATCAGGACCGAAAGACACTGCTTAG